In one window of Henckelia pumila isolate YLH828 chromosome 1, ASM3356847v2, whole genome shotgun sequence DNA:
- the LOC140871474 gene encoding uncharacterized protein, whose protein sequence is MAKRSIIEKFDEMLRDIMNTQTIFSGKTIVFGGDFRQTLLVILKTNKDDIINSSIVMSPLWNHFEKLKLKQNMRALLDPTFSSYLLKIGDGVEETNEKDEILIPCEANIPFIDEATSLNMLTETMFPNITNVNLDFSLFVKRAIRTTRNEFVNDINDVLINKFPGEETTYYSCDENISACIIPDQDELFHSLTPQGLPPHKLTLKLNAPIILLRNINPIEGLCNGTRLLCKGFNANVSYAEISVGIHAGKAVFIPRITLETPHENFSSIPFKRKQFPVRL, encoded by the coding sequence ATGGCTAAACGCAGTATCATTGAAAAATTCGATGAAATGTTAAGAGACATAATGAATACACAAACAATATTCAGTGGTAAAACTATTGTCTTCGGTGGAGATTTTCGCCAAACATTACTAGTGATTCTTAAAACTAATAAGGATGATATAATAAATTCGTCAATTGTTATGTCACCTTTATGGAaccattttgaaaaattaaaactgAAGCAAAACATGCGAGCATTACTTGATCCGACATTTTCTTCTTACTTATTAAAAATTGGTGACGGTGTTGAAGAAACGAACGAGAAAGATGAAATTCTAATTCCATGTGAAGCAAACATCCCATTTATAGATGAAGCTACATCTTTAAATATGTTAACAGAGACAATGTTCCCAAATATTACCAATGTTAATTTAGATTTCTCTTTATTTGTTAAACGAGCAATACGCACCACACGAAACGAGTTTGTCAACGACATTAATGATGTATTGATTAATAAATTTCCTGGAGAAGAAACTACTTATTATAGCTGCGACGAAAACATAAGTGCTTGTATTATACCAGACCAAGATGAACTATTCCATTCTTTAACTCCTCAAGGACTTCCTCCGCATAAACTAACTTTGAAACTAAATGCTCCAATCATACTTCTCAGAAATATTAATCCAATCGAGGGACTTTGCAATGGCACACGCCTTCTTTGTAAAGGTTTCAACGCAAATGTAAGCTACGCTGAAATATCAGTTGGTATACATGCTGGAAAGGCTGTCTTTATTCCTCGTATCACATTAGAAACtcctcatgaaaatttttcgtccATTCCATTCAAAAGAAAACAATTTCCTGTCCGACTATGa
- the LOC140878259 gene encoding uncharacterized protein isoform X2, producing the protein MFKSGLWRSDKNKVKVVFKLQFHAAHLTKAGGETWMISLVPADTGKPTLKSDKAVVRDGSCYWENPVYETVRFNRDSKSGKVLERIYYFVVGTGASKGGVFGEASFDFSSFAEATKVSLVSLPLEKSQTEAVLHVSIQRIHESTDKRDVDEIENAKLNPKIYSLRTHFGNGNEDGSVKRDAVEDMQFNVAVSKVPDLNMNRRASSESDVTLSSSDSGSKSDTPMEIYEQNQKSQWEWLGNAALEASTDDSSSTPRATFSRQPSEVASDSLIDNLKSEVTALSRKLEMSELELQTLRKQIVKESKRGQDLSKEIVCSKEENDSLKDKCEKLKESLRHSDGSKNKIHMHFEGDSQTFVKELRQELNHAKELNSNLRIQLQKTQESNSELILAVQDLEEMLDQKNQETSNLGDRSLVLIDTGKKSSKVDSVCETNDEEQRALEELVKEHSGAKESYLLEQQMIDLRSEIEIYRRDKDELEMQMEQLALDYEIMKQENHEISYKLEQSQLQEQLKIQYECSSSFEIVHELECQVENLENELKSRSKEFTDSLVTISELEAHVKSLEEELEKQAQGFEADLEALTRAKIEQEKRAIIAEETLRKTRCQNANTAERLQGEFKRLSAQMASTFDANEKLATKALAEANELRMQKTHLEEILQNASEEHKSVKGCYEDRLAQLSRQMVLNFNQFGQLEKKKAQDKETQRVLSLEILALKDELGHLRKSSEEMALLMQKGNEEQSKLESSVTLLKNEAEELQQELNQKRRSLEEKEVLVENLQSQLHAIRSQYDELKHSLSEDKSERDILRKQVSQLKGDLKKKEDALHSMERKVKDSSSHGSTGKSTPTHRGNKEITNLKERIRLLEDQIMLKENALETSSNLFSKKEKDLHSKIEELEATLEALNRSSAHLFDNKVGKVAPNFNSNQESISCDEHLNPTVEISTLNDSAPSLTKGEVLKDAATNGGDGETINEVALLKEKNKDMEEELKEMQGRYSEISLKFAEVEGERQQLMMRLRNLKNARKNSQTGTESVYISDLARIRI; encoded by the exons ATGTTCAAGTCGGGGCTATGGAGGAGTGACAAGAACAAAGTCAAAGTTGTTTTCAAGCTGCAGTTTCATGCGGCTCAT ttgaCCAAAGCTGGAGGGGAGACATGGATGATTTCTCTTGTTCCTGCTGATACTGGAAAGCCAACCTTAAAATCAGACAAGGCGGTGGTTCGAGATGGGAGCTGCTATTGGGAGAATCCAGTGTACGAAACTGTGAGGTTTAATCGGGATTCTAAATCAGGAAAGGTTCTTGAGAGGATATACTACTTTGTTGTAGGGACG GGGGCATCTAAAGGTGGAGTTTTTGGAGAAGCATCCTTTGATTTTTCGAGTTTTGCTGAAGCAACTAAAGTCTCCCTGGTGTCTCTTCCTCTTGAGAAATCACAAACAGAAGCGGTTTTGCAC GTATCAATTCAGAGGATACATGAGTCAACTGATAAAAG AGACGTTGATGAAATTGAGAATGCGAAATTGAATCCCAAAATTTACAGCTTGAGGACACATTTTGGTAACGGGAATGAAGATGGATCCGTCAAGAGAGATGCTGTCGAG GACATGCAATTTAATGTGGCTGTTAGTAAAGTGCCTGATTTGAACATGAATCGTCGAGCATCTAGTGAATCTGATGTAACATTGTCGAGTTCTGACAGTGGATCAAAATCTGATACTCCGATGGAAATATACGAGCAGAATCAGAAATCACAATGGGAGTGGCTTGGAAATGCTGCTCTTGAAGCTAGCACTGATGACTCTTCAAGCACTCCTAGAGCAACATTTTCCCGGCAGCCTTCTGAAGTGGCATCAGATAGTTTGATTGATAATCTCAAATCCGAGGTTACTGCATTATCCAGGAAGTTGGAGATGTCTGAATTAGAACTGCAGACTCTTCGTAAACAAATTGTGAAAGAGAGTAAACGGGGGCAGGATCTTTCGAAGGAGATTGTTTGCTCGAAAGAGGAAAATGATTCCTTGAAGGACAAATGTGAAAAACTTAAAGAGTCCCTGAGACATTCCGAtggatcaaaaaataaaattcatatgcATTTTGAAGGAGATTCTCAAACTTTCGTCAAAGAACTCAGACAAGAACTAAATCATGCCAAAGAACTAAATTCAAACCTTCGAATCCAACTTCAAAAGACGCAAGAATCTAATTCTGAATTAATTCTTGCTGTTCAAGATCTGGAGGAGATGTTGGATCAGAAAAATCAGGAAACGTCGAATCTTGGTGACAGATCGTTGGTGTTAATTGATACGGGCAAAAAGTCGAGCAAAGTGGACTCCGTGTGTGAAACAAACGATGAAGAACAGAGAGCACTTGAAGAGCTCGTTAAGGAGCACAGCGGTGCGAAGGAATCATATCTTCTTGAACAGCAGATGATCGACCTGCGTAGTGAAATTGAGATCTACAGGAGGGATAAAGATGAACTCGAGATGCAAATGGAGCAGCTTGCCCTCGATTATGAGATTATGAAACAGGAGAATCACGAGATTTCGTATAAGCTAGAGCAGAGCCAACTTCAGGAACAGCTGAAAATTCAGTATGAATGTTCATCTTCATTTGAAATTGTTCATGAACTCGAATGCCAGGTAGAAAATCTGGAAAATGAACTGAAAAGTCGATCAAAAGAATTTACAGATTCTTTGGTTACAATAAGTGAACTTGAAGCTCATGTAAAGAGCTTAGAGGAAGAACTTGAAAAGCAGGCACAAGGTTTCGAAGCTGATCTTGAAGCTCTGACACGGGCCAAAATCGAGCAGGAAAAAAGAGCAATAATAGCTGAGGAAACATTGAGAAAGACGAGATGTCAAAATGCAAATACGGCGGAACGGCTGCAAGGGGAATTTAAAAGGCTTTCTGCGCAGATGGCCTCGACATTTGATGCCAATGAGAAACTTGCCACCAAAGCTCTGGCCGAAGCAAACGAGCTCCGCATGCAAAAGACCCATCTGGAAGAAATTCTCCAAAATGCTTCTGAGGAACACAAATCGGTAAAAGGTTGTTACGAGGATAGATTGGCTCAGCTTTCCAGGCAAATGGTGTTAAATTTTAATCAGTTTGGGCAGCTGGAAAAAAAGAAAGCACAAGATAAAGAAACTCAGAGGGTCCTTTCCTTGGAAATTCTAGCCTTAAAAGATGAATTGGGACATTTGAGAAAATCAAGCGAAGAAATGGCATTGCTTATGCAGAAAGGGAATGAGGAACAATCTAAACTGGAAAGCTCGGTTACATTGCTAAAGAATGAAGCTGAAGAGTTGCAGCAGGAATTAAATCAAAAGAGACGTAGTTTGGAGGAAAAAGAAGTACTAGTCGAGAATTTGCAGTCCCAACTCCACGCTATTCGATCGCAGTATGATGAATTGAAACATTCTTTATCGGAGGATAAATCGGAGAGAGACATCTTGAGGAAGCAAGTTTCACAATTAAAAGGTGATCTGAAGAAGAAAGAAGATGCACTCCATAGCATGGAGAGGAAGGTAAAGGATAGCTCTAGTCATGGATCTACTGGAAAATCCACGCCTACCCATCGGGGAAACAAAGAGATCACAAATCTTAAGGAGAGAATACGGTTGCTTGAG GATCAGATCATGTTAAAGGAAAATGCTCTAGAGACATCGAGTAACTTGTTTTCGAAGAAGGAAAAAGATCTTCATAGCAAAATCGAGGAGTTAGAAGCAACACTAGAAGCGCTCAACAGAAGCAGTGCTCATCTGTTTGACAATAAAGTCGGAAAG GTGGCTCCAAACTTTAATTCGAACCAAGAATCAATAAGTTGTGACGAACACTTAAATCCCACGGTTGAAATCTCAACACTGAACGATTCTGCGCCATCATTGACAAAGGG TGAGGTGCTAAAAGATGCTGCGACTAATGGTGGAGACGGTGAAACCATAAACGAAGTGGCATTACTGAAAGAGAAGAACAAAGACATGGAAGAAGAACTGAAAGAAATGCAGGGAAGATATTCAGAAATAAGCCTCAAGTTTGCAGAGGTGGAGGGTGAAAGGCAACAGCTAATGATGAGATTGCGGAACCTCAAGAATGCAAGGAAGAACTCACAAACCGGCACAGAATCAGTGTATATAAGTGACTTAGCCAGAATACGAATTTAG
- the LOC140878259 gene encoding uncharacterized protein isoform X1, whose product MFKSGLWRSDKNKVKVVFKLQFHAAHLTKAGGETWMISLVPADTGKPTLKSDKAVVRDGSCYWENPVYETVRFNRDSKSGKVLERIYYFVVGTGASKGGVFGEASFDFSSFAEATKVSLVSLPLEKSQTEAVLHVSIQRIHESTDKRDVDEIENAKLNPKIYSLRTHFGNGNEDGSVKRDAVEDMQFNVAVSKVPDLNMNRRASSESDVTLSSSDSGSKSDTPMEIYEQNQKSQWEWLGNAALEASTDDSSSTPRATFSRQPSEVASDSLIDNLKSEVTALSRKLEMSELELQTLRKQIVKESKRGQDLSKEIVCSKEENDSLKDKCEKLKESLRHSDGSKNKIHMHFEGDSQTFVKELRQELNHAKELNSNLRIQLQKTQESNSELILAVQDLEEMLDQKNQETSNLGDRSLVLIDTGKKSSKVDSVCETNDEEQRALEELVKEHSGAKESYLLEQQMIDLRSEIEIYRRDKDELEMQMEQLALDYEIMKQENHEISYKLEQSQLQEQLKIQYECSSSFEIVHELECQVENLENELKSRSKEFTDSLVTISELEAHVKSLEEELEKQAQGFEADLEALTRAKIEQEKRAIIAEETLRKTRCQNANTAERLQGEFKRLSAQMASTFDANEKLATKALAEANELRMQKTHLEEILQNASEEHKSVKGCYEDRLAQLSRQMVLNFNQFGQLEKKKAQDKETQRVLSLEILALKDELGHLRKSSEEMALLMQKGNEEQSKLESSVTLLKNEAEELQQELNQKRRSLEEKEVLVENLQSQLHAIRSQYDELKHSLSEDKSERDILRKQVSQLKGDLKKKEDALHSMERKVKDSSSHGSTGKSTPTHRGNKEITNLKERIRLLEDQIMLKENALETSSNLFSKKEKDLHSKIEELEATLEALNRSSAHLFDNKVGKVAPNFNSNQESISCDEHLNPTVEISTLNDSAPSLTKGSEVLKDAATNGGDGETINEVALLKEKNKDMEEELKEMQGRYSEISLKFAEVEGERQQLMMRLRNLKNARKNSQTGTESVYISDLARIRI is encoded by the exons ATGTTCAAGTCGGGGCTATGGAGGAGTGACAAGAACAAAGTCAAAGTTGTTTTCAAGCTGCAGTTTCATGCGGCTCAT ttgaCCAAAGCTGGAGGGGAGACATGGATGATTTCTCTTGTTCCTGCTGATACTGGAAAGCCAACCTTAAAATCAGACAAGGCGGTGGTTCGAGATGGGAGCTGCTATTGGGAGAATCCAGTGTACGAAACTGTGAGGTTTAATCGGGATTCTAAATCAGGAAAGGTTCTTGAGAGGATATACTACTTTGTTGTAGGGACG GGGGCATCTAAAGGTGGAGTTTTTGGAGAAGCATCCTTTGATTTTTCGAGTTTTGCTGAAGCAACTAAAGTCTCCCTGGTGTCTCTTCCTCTTGAGAAATCACAAACAGAAGCGGTTTTGCAC GTATCAATTCAGAGGATACATGAGTCAACTGATAAAAG AGACGTTGATGAAATTGAGAATGCGAAATTGAATCCCAAAATTTACAGCTTGAGGACACATTTTGGTAACGGGAATGAAGATGGATCCGTCAAGAGAGATGCTGTCGAG GACATGCAATTTAATGTGGCTGTTAGTAAAGTGCCTGATTTGAACATGAATCGTCGAGCATCTAGTGAATCTGATGTAACATTGTCGAGTTCTGACAGTGGATCAAAATCTGATACTCCGATGGAAATATACGAGCAGAATCAGAAATCACAATGGGAGTGGCTTGGAAATGCTGCTCTTGAAGCTAGCACTGATGACTCTTCAAGCACTCCTAGAGCAACATTTTCCCGGCAGCCTTCTGAAGTGGCATCAGATAGTTTGATTGATAATCTCAAATCCGAGGTTACTGCATTATCCAGGAAGTTGGAGATGTCTGAATTAGAACTGCAGACTCTTCGTAAACAAATTGTGAAAGAGAGTAAACGGGGGCAGGATCTTTCGAAGGAGATTGTTTGCTCGAAAGAGGAAAATGATTCCTTGAAGGACAAATGTGAAAAACTTAAAGAGTCCCTGAGACATTCCGAtggatcaaaaaataaaattcatatgcATTTTGAAGGAGATTCTCAAACTTTCGTCAAAGAACTCAGACAAGAACTAAATCATGCCAAAGAACTAAATTCAAACCTTCGAATCCAACTTCAAAAGACGCAAGAATCTAATTCTGAATTAATTCTTGCTGTTCAAGATCTGGAGGAGATGTTGGATCAGAAAAATCAGGAAACGTCGAATCTTGGTGACAGATCGTTGGTGTTAATTGATACGGGCAAAAAGTCGAGCAAAGTGGACTCCGTGTGTGAAACAAACGATGAAGAACAGAGAGCACTTGAAGAGCTCGTTAAGGAGCACAGCGGTGCGAAGGAATCATATCTTCTTGAACAGCAGATGATCGACCTGCGTAGTGAAATTGAGATCTACAGGAGGGATAAAGATGAACTCGAGATGCAAATGGAGCAGCTTGCCCTCGATTATGAGATTATGAAACAGGAGAATCACGAGATTTCGTATAAGCTAGAGCAGAGCCAACTTCAGGAACAGCTGAAAATTCAGTATGAATGTTCATCTTCATTTGAAATTGTTCATGAACTCGAATGCCAGGTAGAAAATCTGGAAAATGAACTGAAAAGTCGATCAAAAGAATTTACAGATTCTTTGGTTACAATAAGTGAACTTGAAGCTCATGTAAAGAGCTTAGAGGAAGAACTTGAAAAGCAGGCACAAGGTTTCGAAGCTGATCTTGAAGCTCTGACACGGGCCAAAATCGAGCAGGAAAAAAGAGCAATAATAGCTGAGGAAACATTGAGAAAGACGAGATGTCAAAATGCAAATACGGCGGAACGGCTGCAAGGGGAATTTAAAAGGCTTTCTGCGCAGATGGCCTCGACATTTGATGCCAATGAGAAACTTGCCACCAAAGCTCTGGCCGAAGCAAACGAGCTCCGCATGCAAAAGACCCATCTGGAAGAAATTCTCCAAAATGCTTCTGAGGAACACAAATCGGTAAAAGGTTGTTACGAGGATAGATTGGCTCAGCTTTCCAGGCAAATGGTGTTAAATTTTAATCAGTTTGGGCAGCTGGAAAAAAAGAAAGCACAAGATAAAGAAACTCAGAGGGTCCTTTCCTTGGAAATTCTAGCCTTAAAAGATGAATTGGGACATTTGAGAAAATCAAGCGAAGAAATGGCATTGCTTATGCAGAAAGGGAATGAGGAACAATCTAAACTGGAAAGCTCGGTTACATTGCTAAAGAATGAAGCTGAAGAGTTGCAGCAGGAATTAAATCAAAAGAGACGTAGTTTGGAGGAAAAAGAAGTACTAGTCGAGAATTTGCAGTCCCAACTCCACGCTATTCGATCGCAGTATGATGAATTGAAACATTCTTTATCGGAGGATAAATCGGAGAGAGACATCTTGAGGAAGCAAGTTTCACAATTAAAAGGTGATCTGAAGAAGAAAGAAGATGCACTCCATAGCATGGAGAGGAAGGTAAAGGATAGCTCTAGTCATGGATCTACTGGAAAATCCACGCCTACCCATCGGGGAAACAAAGAGATCACAAATCTTAAGGAGAGAATACGGTTGCTTGAG GATCAGATCATGTTAAAGGAAAATGCTCTAGAGACATCGAGTAACTTGTTTTCGAAGAAGGAAAAAGATCTTCATAGCAAAATCGAGGAGTTAGAAGCAACACTAGAAGCGCTCAACAGAAGCAGTGCTCATCTGTTTGACAATAAAGTCGGAAAG GTGGCTCCAAACTTTAATTCGAACCAAGAATCAATAAGTTGTGACGAACACTTAAATCCCACGGTTGAAATCTCAACACTGAACGATTCTGCGCCATCATTGACAAAGGG CAGTGAGGTGCTAAAAGATGCTGCGACTAATGGTGGAGACGGTGAAACCATAAACGAAGTGGCATTACTGAAAGAGAAGAACAAAGACATGGAAGAAGAACTGAAAGAAATGCAGGGAAGATATTCAGAAATAAGCCTCAAGTTTGCAGAGGTGGAGGGTGAAAGGCAACAGCTAATGATGAGATTGCGGAACCTCAAGAATGCAAGGAAGAACTCACAAACCGGCACAGAATCAGTGTATATAAGTGACTTAGCCAGAATACGAATTTAG
- the LOC140876364 gene encoding uncharacterized protein produces the protein MFSEEHQQRVREFDVEDPEPILPSIEEPAHQPTPLASPPTPQEPQLHFTDAAEPSSALAVIVCTNPINLEEPPDNHPATCAAQLSEVQLRLQVQETADSPSEIAPPFEEQLDYIKKSCNNLENLMKGIKYEQLEGKLQFNFFKERVMKYIFNIEKDIAATQVSVSGFRANYINSQTEVILSQSSLSTTVHDQSASIQALDAKVDNLSAQIAELFSFVKDGGAKKRERTDLESEP, from the coding sequence ATGTTCTCGGAGGAACATCAGCAACGAGTGAGGGAATTTGATGTTGAGGATCCAGAACCAATTCTTCCATCTATTGAGGAACCAGCACATCAACCCACTCCGCTTGCTTCACCACCAACCCCTCAGGAACCCCAGCTTCATTTTACTGATGCCGCAGAACCTTCTTCTGCTCTGGCCGTTATTGTCTGTACAAACCCCATCAATCTTGAGGAACCTCCTGATAATCATCCAGCCACTTGTGCTGCACAGCTTTCTGAGGTTCAACTAAGGCTCCAGGTTCAGGAAACTGCAGATTCTCCTTCTGAAATTGCCCCTCCTTTTGAAGAACAGCTTGATTATATCAAGAAGAGTTGTAATAACCTTGAAAATCTCATGAAAGGCATCAAGTACGAGCAGCTTGAAGGAAAACTACAGTTCAATTTCTTCAAGGAGAGGGTGATGaaatatattttcaatattGAGAAGGATATTGCTGCAACTCAAGTGTCTGTCTCTGGCTTCAGAGCAAATTACATCAATTCTCAGACTGAAGTCATTTTGAGCCAAAGCTCTTTGAGTACTACAGTCCATGATCAATCTGCCTCAATTCAAGCTCTGGATGCTAAGGTTGATAATCTCTCTGCACAGATTGCTGAATTGTTCTCGTTTGTGAAAGATGGTGGTGCCAAAAAGAGGGAAAGGACTGATCTTGAATCAGAACCCTAG